In the Setaria italica strain Yugu1 chromosome VI, Setaria_italica_v2.0, whole genome shotgun sequence genome, one interval contains:
- the LOC101753438 gene encoding putrescine hydroxycinnamoyltransferase 1, whose product MKVDVMETTLVAPSEDTPRRELWLSNLDLAVPKTHTPLVYYYPASELGAGVGPEGSFFAAERLKAALARALVPFYPLAGRLGVGEGGRLQIDCNAEGALFVVAQADFAGDNVFRDYEPSPEVRRMFVPFVPSGDPPCVMAMFQVTFLKCGGVVLGTGIHHVALDGMGAFHFIQTWTGVSRGLGTAEACGPPPFHDRTLLRARSPPAPAFHHPVYSPALLSGRPRPFVTRVYSVSPKLLADLKSRCAPGASTYCAVTAHLWRAMCAARGLAPGVDTRLRVPANVRHRLRPPLPRSYFGNAIVRDLVTARVEDVLARPLGFVARAIGDAVGRVDDAYARSVVDYLEVESEKGGQAARGQLMPETDLWVVSWLGMPMYDADFGWSAPRFVAPAQMFGSGTAYVTQHASKDDDGITVQFALEPEYLQCFEKVFYGE is encoded by the exons ATGAAGGTTGACGTGATGGAGACGACGCTGGTGGCGCCGAGCGAGGACACGCCACGGCGGGAGCTGTGGCTGTCCAACCTCGATCTCGCCGTGCCCAAGACGCACACGCCGCTCGTCTACTACTACCCGGCGTCGGAACTCGGCGCCGGCGTGGGACCGGAGGGCTCCTTCTTTGCGGCGGAGCGGCTGAAGGCGGCGCTGGCCAGGGCGCTGGTGCCATTCTACCCGCTGGCCGGTCGGCTCGGCGTGGGTGAGGGCGGGCGCCTGCAGATCGACTGCAACGCGGAGGGCGCGCTCTTCGTGGTCGCCCAGGCCGACTTTGCGGGCGACAATGTCTTCCGGGACTACGAGCCGTCGCCGGAGGTCAGACGGATGTTCGTGCCGTTCGTGCCCTCCGGCGACCCGCCCTGCGTCATGGCCATGTTCCAG gTGACGTTCCTCAAGTGCGGCGGCGTGGTGCTGGGCACGGGCATCCACCACGTGGCCTTGGACGGCATGGGCGCGTTCCACTTCATCCAGACCTGGACCGGGGTGTCCCGTGGCCTCGGCACCGCCGAGGCCTGCGGCCCGCCGCCGTTCCACGATCGGACGCTCCTCCGCGCGCGCTCCCCTCCGGCCCCCGCCTTCCACCACCCCGTCTACTCCCCGGCGCTGCTCAGCGGCCGGCCCCGTCCCTTCGTCACCCGCGTGTACTCCGTCTCCCCGAAGCTCCTCGCCGACCTCAAGTCCCGCTGCGCGCCCGGCGCGTCCACCTACTGTGCCGTCACCGCGCACCTCTGGCGCGCCATGTGCGCCGCCCGCGGGCTCGCCCCGGGGGTCGACACCCGGCTCCGCGTGCCGGCCAacgtccgccaccgcctccgcccgccgctgccgcggagCTACTTCGGGAACGCCATCGTGCGCGACCTCGTCACCGCCCGGGTGGAGGACGTGCTGGCGCGCCCGCTCGGGTTCGTGGCGCGGGCGATCGGGGACGCCGTGGGACGCGTGGACGACGCCTACGCGCGCTCCGTGGTGGACTACTTGGAGGTGGAGTCCGAGAAGGGCGGccaggcggcgcgcgggcaGCTCATGCCGGAGACGGACCTGTGGGTGGTCAGCTGGCTGGGGATGCCCATGTACGACGCGGACTTCGGATGGAGCGCGCCGCGGTTCGTCGCGCCGGCGCAGATGTTCGGCAGCGGCACAGCGTACGTGACGCAGCACGCCAGCAAGGACGACGACGGCATCACCGTGCAGTTCGCGCTGGAGCCCGAGTACCTGCAGTGCTTCGAGAAGGTGTTCTACGGGGAGTGA